Part of the Candidatus Thiothrix putei genome, GTTTTCCACAAAAAAATCAACACGGCGCGTTCCAATTTGTACGGCACGGTAGTGAATGCTCATTTCCTTTTCGCGCTCAAACGACAAACCTCTATGCTGCATTTCAAGTGAAAGAGCGCGTTGGTAAATGACCTCTTGGAAACCATTGCCCAGTGTATTGTGAACTTGCATGGCAGAGCCAATGATCGTGTGCGTCAGCGCGTTGAGGGTTTGCATTGTGTGTTCCTTTGTTATTGTTTTTTGTCTGCTGCTGGTTTTCTTTTGTCTGAACTAGGATTTTTGGGATTACAGGATTACCAAGATGAAGAGGGGGAGTCTCCTCTCTTCCTTCTTCATCCTGTAATCCTTTAATCCTACAAATCTTAGTTCAGACATTAAAATCCCAGTTCAGACATTACTTGTGTTTACCATTCAGCCCAGACAACGCCGCACTAGCAGCCCGAAATACCGCCCGCCCTTTGTTCATGGTCTCATCCCATTCCGATTGCGGCACAGAATCGTACACTACACCCGCACCCGCCTGAATATGCAGCACATCATCTTTTATCACGGCGGTGCGGATGGCAATCGCCGTATCCATATTGCCATTCCACGCCAAATAGCCGACCGCACCCGAATACACACCGCGCTTGACGGGTTCGAGTTCGTCAATGATTTCCATCGCGCGGATTTTCGGCGCACCGCTGACGGTTCCGGCGGGGAATGTAGCGCGTAACACATCCATCGCATCCAGCCCCGGCAACAGCTTGCCAGTGACGTTGGAAACGATGTGCATGACGTGCGAATAGCGTTCCACGATCATTTTGTCGGTGAGTTTGACCGAGCCGATTTCGCTGACGCGCCCGGCATCGTTGCGCCCAAGGTCGATCAGCATCAGGTGTTCGGCAAGTTCTTTGGGGTCGTTGAGCAGTTCGGTTTCGAGTTCCTGATCGCGCTGTTCGGTGTCGCCACGGCGGCGTGTGCCTGCAATCGGGCGCACGGTCACGGTATCATCTTCGAGGCGCACCAGAATTTCCGGCGAGGAACCGACGATGTGGAAATCCCCCAGATTGAGGAAATACATGTACGGCGACGGGTTGAGGCGGCGCAAGGCACGGTACAAATCCAGCGGCGGCGCGGCAAACGGGATGCTCATGCGCTGCGACAGCACCACTTGCATAATGTCGCCTGCCTTGATGTATTCTTTTGCATCCAACACCGCTTGCTTGAAACCGTCTTCGGTGAAGCCGGAAATGAAGTCGCTTTCGTCTACCTGTGTCGCTTTGGGGGCGGGTTGGTAGAGGCGGCGGGCTTCCTGCAACTGGCGTTCGAGCGCGTCGAGACGTTGCTGAGCTTGCTTGTATCCACCCGTTTCCGCTAGGACGATGAGGTGCAATTCGCCGCGCAAATTGTCGAACACCACGACTTCATCCGACACCATCAGCACGATGTCAGGTGTACCAATTGGGTCGGGTTTGTCGCGCCCATGCGCCAGCTTTTTCTCGATGTAGCGGATGGTTTCGTAGCCGAAATAGCCGACCAGCCCGCCATTAAAGCGTGGCAAGTCTTCGATGTCGGGTACGTTGTATTGCTGCTGAAATTCGGTAATCCATGTCAGCGGGTCAGCAACCTCTACACTTTCCACGGGTTGATTAGCGCGATGCAGTTCCACCTGCAAGCCGAACACCTTGATGATGGTTTGCGCAGGCAGGCCAAGCATGGAATAACGTCCCCATTTTTCTCCGCCCTGTACGGACTCGAACAGGTAGGAATAGGGCGCATCAGCGAGTTTTAGATAGGCACTTAACGGGGTATCAAGGTCTGCCAGAATGGTACGACGGACAGGAACGCGGTTGTAGCCTTGAGCGATATAGGTATCGAAAGTATCCTGATTCATGGTGTGCGTGGTGTGCATTTCAGGTTGAATAAGGGGGGAAAGTCTAGCATAGGCTTAACGCAGGCGATACATGCCGAGTAATGCGTGGTAGCGCAGGGTGTGATTCTTGTCGGTGTCGCTGTAGCAGGCACTTTCGATGCTCATCAGTTGTTGGCGTGCGAGTGTTTCTTCCTTGTCGGCAAAGAGCTGGGATTTCAATTTCGTGTAAAGTGCCTCGACATTCCATTCACATAAATAGCGAGAGGTGGGAATGTTTTCAGGTTTCGGGGGCTTGATCTCCACCGTCTCGAATGTGTGTTTGATTTCCTCGCGGCAATACCATTGATTTTCCGCGTCCA contains:
- the trpE gene encoding anthranilate synthase component I, with the translated sequence MNQDTFDTYIAQGYNRVPVRRTILADLDTPLSAYLKLADAPYSYLFESVQGGEKWGRYSMLGLPAQTIIKVFGLQVELHRANQPVESVEVADPLTWITEFQQQYNVPDIEDLPRFNGGLVGYFGYETIRYIEKKLAHGRDKPDPIGTPDIVLMVSDEVVVFDNLRGELHLIVLAETGGYKQAQQRLDALERQLQEARRLYQPAPKATQVDESDFISGFTEDGFKQAVLDAKEYIKAGDIMQVVLSQRMSIPFAAPPLDLYRALRRLNPSPYMYFLNLGDFHIVGSSPEILVRLEDDTVTVRPIAGTRRRGDTEQRDQELETELLNDPKELAEHLMLIDLGRNDAGRVSEIGSVKLTDKMIVERYSHVMHIVSNVTGKLLPGLDAMDVLRATFPAGTVSGAPKIRAMEIIDELEPVKRGVYSGAVGYLAWNGNMDTAIAIRTAVIKDDVLHIQAGAGVVYDSVPQSEWDETMNKGRAVFRAASAALSGLNGKHK
- a CDS encoding GxxExxY protein; protein product: MQTLNALTHTIIGSAMQVHNTLGNGFQEVIYQRALSLEMQHRGLSFEREKEMSIHYRAVQIGTRRVDFFVENSVMVELKALTMLEDVHLAQAINYLEAYQLPTGLLINFGAKSLQYKRVYNTRMSELRFAGLKD